One window of Candidatus Methanomethylicota archaeon genomic DNA carries:
- the glmM gene encoding phosphoglucosamine mutase, which yields MKKIDFWKIKSYSGVRGIYGLELTPETTYYLANAYASIMKTHKVIVGRDTRPSGIPLKHSTISGLTLAGCKVIDVDIAPTPAILYFTEKLKMDGGIIISASHNPPEYNAMKMSDENGILIWDDKLDEIIRRAEEGELEISKNPGTVECKDINDGYIEAVIKFMGMENIGNSKLKIVVDPGGGAGSLTTPKMLSKLGCKVISINAIPGKFNRPIEPTEEALKETSKIVKSISADLGLAHDCDADRLVCIDDTGRVIGEDYSMAIALKHILKRRRVSGIVINVASSKVLQDIAEEYGVKVYWSKVGEANMIKTMMETNSEIGVEGSSGGLIMKEFHMARDGAIAALAIIGEIMESGRKLSEIVSEMPKYHMIKTSIQKGNVNLEDKIDKLKILGEISLMDGVKISSEDWWALIRPSRTEPKIRIIVEAKDREKALETVKKVVDIISN from the coding sequence GTGAAGAAGATTGATTTTTGGAAGATAAAAAGCTACTCAGGAGTAAGGGGGATATATGGATTAGAATTAACCCCTGAAACCACATACTACCTAGCCAATGCATATGCCTCCATAATGAAAACCCATAAAGTCATTGTTGGTAGAGATACAAGACCATCGGGAATCCCACTAAAACATTCAACAATATCAGGATTAACATTAGCTGGATGCAAAGTAATTGACGTGGACATTGCACCAACACCAGCAATACTATACTTCACGGAGAAATTGAAAATGGATGGTGGGATAATAATTTCAGCTTCACACAACCCCCCAGAATATAATGCAATGAAAATGTCCGATGAAAATGGGATACTAATATGGGATGACAAACTAGATGAAATAATAAGGAGAGCTGAGGAGGGAGAACTGGAAATATCAAAGAACCCTGGAACAGTAGAATGCAAAGACATAAATGATGGATACATAGAAGCAGTTATAAAATTCATGGGCATGGAGAATATTGGAAACAGCAAATTAAAGATTGTTGTAGATCCAGGTGGAGGGGCAGGCTCCCTAACAACACCAAAAATGCTATCAAAACTGGGTTGCAAAGTAATCTCAATAAACGCCATACCAGGAAAATTCAATAGACCAATAGAACCAACAGAAGAAGCTCTCAAAGAAACTTCAAAGATAGTGAAATCCATAAGTGCAGACTTGGGATTAGCACACGATTGCGATGCAGATAGACTCGTATGCATAGACGATACTGGCAGAGTAATAGGGGAAGACTATAGCATGGCAATAGCATTAAAACACATACTCAAAAGGAGGAGGGTAAGTGGAATAGTGATAAATGTAGCTTCATCAAAAGTTCTACAAGATATAGCAGAAGAATATGGAGTGAAAGTATACTGGTCAAAAGTTGGAGAAGCAAACATGATAAAAACAATGATGGAAACCAATAGTGAAATAGGAGTTGAAGGAAGTAGTGGAGGACTAATAATGAAAGAATTCCACATGGCAAGAGATGGAGCAATAGCGGCACTGGCAATAATAGGGGAAATAATGGAAAGTGGGAGGAAATTGTCGGAAATAGTATCTGAAATGCCAAAATACCACATGATAAAAACAAGCATACAAAAAGGTAATGTGAACTTAGAAGATAAAATTGATAAACTGAAAATTCTGGGAGAAATAAGCTTAATGGATGGAGTGAAAATATCATCAGAAGATTGGTGGGCACTAATAAGACCATCAAGAACGGAACCAAAAATAAGAATAATTGTAGAAGCAAAGGATAGGGAGAAAGCCTTAGAAACTGTTAAAAAAGTGGTTGATATAATATCAAATTGA